A single Leptolyngbya subtilissima AS-A7 DNA region contains:
- a CDS encoding EamA family transporter, whose product MLPNSWLPKPLLPTFNPPAPLLVIAAMASTQLGSTLAKSLFGQVGPLGMVLLRVGLSAVVLVAWCRPRWRGHRPADYRLLVVFGLSLAVMNALFYGAIARIPIGVAVALEFSGPLAVALLHSRRWLDGLWVALAAVGIVLLSPLNTPALDSWGVVMALLAGVAWGSYIVLSARMGQAFRGGEGLALSMAVGALLLLPVGIAAEGRLLLSPHILLLGLGVAMLASTLPYSLEMTALRRMPVNVFGVLMSLEPAIAAVISFFWLGETLSSTMIGAIGLVTLAAAGVSLSQPATKAV is encoded by the coding sequence GTGCTGCCTAACTCTTGGCTACCCAAGCCCCTGCTGCCTACCTTTAACCCGCCAGCGCCGCTGTTGGTGATAGCCGCTATGGCCTCGACCCAGCTGGGCTCAACCTTGGCCAAGAGCTTGTTCGGTCAGGTGGGACCCTTGGGCATGGTGCTACTGCGGGTGGGGTTGTCGGCCGTGGTGTTAGTGGCTTGGTGCCGTCCCCGTTGGCGTGGGCACCGTCCGGCTGACTACCGGCTGCTAGTGGTTTTTGGGCTGTCGTTGGCGGTGATGAATGCGCTGTTTTACGGTGCGATCGCCCGGATTCCCATCGGCGTTGCGGTGGCGCTCGAGTTTTCCGGCCCGCTGGCGGTGGCGCTGCTGCACTCACGCCGCTGGCTCGACGGATTGTGGGTTGCGCTGGCGGCGGTGGGCATTGTGTTGCTATCGCCCCTCAACACCCCAGCGCTCGACAGTTGGGGGGTGGTGATGGCGCTGCTGGCCGGGGTGGCCTGGGGCAGCTATATTGTGCTGTCGGCCCGCATGGGACAGGCTTTTCGTGGTGGGGAGGGGCTGGCGCTGTCGATGGCGGTGGGTGCATTGCTGCTGCTGCCCGTCGGGATCGCAGCGGAGGGCCGACTGCTGCTGTCACCCCATATTTTGCTGCTGGGGTTGGGGGTGGCGATGCTGGCCTCGACTCTGCCCTATTCTCTAGAGATGACGGCGCTGCGCCGCATGCCGGTGAACGTGTTTGGCGTGCTGATGAGTTTAGAACCTGCGATCGCTGCCGTAATCAGCTTTTTCTGGCTCGGCGAAACCCTGAGCTCAACCATGATTGGTGCCATTGGTTTAGTCACGCTCGCCGCAGCGGGTGTGTCTTTATCCCAGCCTGCTACCAAGGCTGTTTGA
- a CDS encoding DUF456 family protein: protein MPDFPALDPTTSPLLQGLSGIYSQVIQWVAGLVNSSSNSLSQIGHNIASLPAQVQVPTAIDTTAAWHLALYWLLVLIMVVGVIGAVVPALPGITLIVGAMVIWGLVVGFAGLKWALGVAIAALILSFVIDYLAGVLGAQRVGASNWGQIGAFIGMFFGLFGLLPLLPTGIPLLGLLVGTVMGAFISEFLHRRELKLLQRVKQSAKVGLAIVVGTLVGNVLQGILALISLIVFLVTTWPGSWA from the coding sequence ATGCCTGATTTTCCAGCCCTTGACCCGACTACATCACCGCTCCTACAAGGCCTCTCTGGGATTTACTCTCAAGTAATCCAGTGGGTAGCTGGCTTAGTCAACAGCAGCAGCAACTCCCTGAGTCAGATCGGTCACAACATCGCTAGCTTGCCTGCTCAGGTGCAGGTACCCACAGCGATCGACACTACCGCGGCGTGGCATCTAGCCCTATATTGGTTGCTGGTGCTGATCATGGTGGTGGGGGTAATTGGTGCAGTAGTGCCGGCCCTGCCTGGAATCACGCTGATTGTAGGGGCCATGGTGATCTGGGGCCTAGTGGTTGGGTTTGCCGGCCTCAAGTGGGCATTGGGGGTCGCGATCGCCGCTCTCATCCTCAGCTTTGTCATCGATTACTTGGCTGGGGTGCTGGGGGCGCAGCGAGTAGGGGCCAGCAACTGGGGTCAAATTGGGGCTTTTATTGGCATGTTTTTTGGCCTTTTTGGGTTGCTACCTCTTTTGCCGACAGGCATTCCCCTACTCGGGCTTTTGGTCGGTACAGTTATGGGGGCTTTTATTAGCGAATTTCTGCACCGCCGTGAGCTGAAGCTGCTCCAGCGAGTTAAGCAATCAGCCAAGGTAGGCTTGGCCATCGTGGTTGGCACGCTAGTCGGCAATGTTTTACAGGGCATTCTTGCCTTGATTAGCCTGATCGTGTTCTTAGTCACTACTTGGCCAGGAAGCTGGGCCTAA
- a CDS encoding MlaE family lipid ABC transporter permease subunit — protein MVKAYDKALRRSFALPELTNSGCVSRPEPRPAVTVRAKSCPYHIVMACFLGGQVLMRILRGRVNGQRTLEQMVAAGPFTLTPVLLTNVFAGMIFTVQTARELERFGAMHALGGAFAMAFCRELAPILTAAIMAGQVGTAYAAEIGCMKVTDQIDALKVLRTDPIDYLVVPRVVACCVMLPVLTVLGLVLGIVGGAGVAFLFYEMPVEQFLDSVRSLMVLNDLIAVLIKSVLFGAIVALAGCTWGLTTTCSRSVGRAATSAVVTTWVGLFMVDFFLSLVLFGGAGVALH, from the coding sequence ATGGTTAAGGCCTACGACAAAGCCCTGCGGCGTTCCTTTGCCCTCCCAGAGTTGACCAACTCCGGCTGTGTCTCCCGGCCTGAACCCCGACCGGCAGTGACCGTGCGGGCGAAATCTTGCCCTTATCACATTGTGATGGCCTGCTTTTTGGGCGGACAGGTGCTCATGCGCATTCTGCGTGGCCGAGTCAATGGCCAGCGGACCTTAGAGCAAATGGTTGCGGCAGGGCCATTCACCCTAACGCCAGTGCTGTTGACAAATGTTTTTGCTGGCATGATTTTTACCGTGCAAACCGCGCGCGAGCTGGAGCGCTTTGGAGCAATGCACGCCCTGGGTGGGGCCTTTGCTATGGCCTTCTGTCGAGAACTGGCCCCCATCTTGACGGCGGCGATTATGGCCGGGCAGGTGGGCACAGCCTACGCGGCTGAAATCGGCTGCATGAAGGTGACCGACCAGATCGATGCCCTTAAGGTGCTGCGCACAGACCCCATTGACTACCTGGTGGTGCCTCGGGTGGTGGCCTGTTGCGTGATGCTGCCAGTGCTCACGGTGCTGGGCCTCGTGTTGGGAATTGTCGGCGGAGCTGGAGTGGCCTTTTTGTTCTACGAAATGCCCGTGGAACAGTTTTTAGACTCAGTGCGATCGCTGATGGTGCTCAACGACCTGATTGCTGTCTTAATCAAATCGGTTTTGTTTGGGGCCATCGTCGCTTTGGCGGGCTGCACCTGGGGGTTGACGACCACCTGTAGCCGGTCGGTCGGTCGAGCTGCGACTTCAGCGGTGGTTACCACCTGGGTGGGGCTGTTTATGGTCGACTTCTTTTTGTCGCTGGTGTTGTTCGGCGGTGCTGGGGTGGCGCTGCACTAA
- a CDS encoding photosystem II protein, Psb35-related — translation MIALLISLFVIGWVAAALIGTQAYFRGEQTKPIHERNWRSDSFDQLALSVTGQSTDFGDRVPAYSGDAFSSSVISK, via the coding sequence ATGATTGCCCTATTGATTTCTCTTTTCGTCATTGGCTGGGTCGCTGCTGCACTGATTGGCACCCAAGCTTATTTCCGAGGTGAGCAAACTAAGCCAATCCACGAGCGCAACTGGCGTTCTGATTCCTTTGATCAACTGGCTCTGTCTGTGACTGGCCAGTCCACTGATTTTGGCGATCGCGTACCCGCCTACAGCGGTGATGCCTTTTCGAGCAGCGTGATTTCTAAGTAA
- a CDS encoding pentapeptide repeat-containing protein yields the protein MHSYTRYSLDLLTQNYSRGQLKFHHLDLRNVSLEGMKLPFVEFIDCNLSGLNLSGAFMPGGVFTHSLLRKSKLNWANLIGSDFFRADLSGAHLNRALLSGAKLTGINLQGAVLKEAVLSGSDLRGANLKRACLRGANLSHANLQGADLREADLTNTDLDGANLIGAMMPDHTYIDFNFDMLPAGAE from the coding sequence ATGCATTCCTACACGCGCTACTCTCTTGATCTACTCACCCAAAATTACAGCCGTGGGCAGCTCAAGTTTCACCATTTAGATCTGCGGAACGTATCGCTGGAGGGCATGAAGCTGCCCTTCGTTGAATTTATTGACTGCAACCTCTCGGGCCTGAATCTATCGGGGGCCTTTATGCCGGGAGGCGTGTTTACCCACAGCCTCCTACGCAAAAGCAAACTCAACTGGGCCAACCTCATCGGCAGCGACTTCTTTCGGGCCGATTTATCTGGCGCTCACCTCAACCGCGCTCTGCTTTCGGGAGCCAAGCTGACCGGCATCAATCTTCAGGGTGCTGTTCTCAAAGAAGCCGTGCTCAGTGGCAGTGACCTGCGCGGCGCCAACCTCAAACGGGCCTGTCTGCGGGGCGCTAACCTCAGCCACGCCAACCTTCAAGGAGCCGATCTGCGCGAAGCTGACCTGACCAACACTGACCTCGACGGGGCCAACCTGATCGGGGCCATGATGCCTGACCACACCTACATAGACTTTAACTTTGACATGCTGCCAGCCGGGGCAGAATAG
- a CDS encoding caspase family protein, giving the protein MSRDALVVGINAYQHLPVLQAPAHDAESVARCLESFAECRVVRLPEAITHQKPEISQRGGVTTALLEEALIKLFKPAGKTIPQTAIFYYSGHGLQRQAGIQEGYLATSDANPAAGHYGLSLHWLRRLLQESPVRQRVILLDCCNSGEFFNMLEADPGARAGTDRLFMAAAREYEAAYESLNSNHSVFTQALLSGLNPYKIKGGIVNGHSLTDTVNRELKGELQQPLFESSGSEIVLTRVSGMVAPAGDTPPPLLERLQKLRYGFCPFPGIAPFEAAHSEFFFGRDEITQTLVEQVQSSRLCVVTGASGIGKTSLLRAGLLPRLAKSEGTTAWTLRYLALGSSPLTSLADAFVDPGATGLHRAEQLRRAESFLQQGAEGFCQLIQALMGEQGPEARLVLAVDQIEALLTPGSISDRDRHLVIDCLTAAVQNAHVPVHLVLGLRAHYLESLNEFPDFQALVTAHSLAIPAMTYNQLKATIVGPLEKVGLSYDANLVYTLLLDIVSAPADLALLQLVLKELWLRRESTPTLSKPPHLTLAAYAKIGGIRHLLNQRANELYESLTAPEQAVAQRIFLSLCDLGDGAMVTRRSVSLPELVTEAMPEPTVIAVLDKLIAARLVVAQTQSQFPRCNIAAHSVPGWAPADPDGSLFTITGELLNSQPATTSIPCFDIAHEALIRNWPLLQECLQIQGPRVRQQRTIEGAAQEWQQQEQPNHPDYFLSKTRLNEAKAFQQTHPEQLSVLANRYLEACDRYTKRCGRQRHLVRLLIPLSMATGMLTAYGHSYLSQPATGFSLAKEPGVSAVTPSFNLADPPTPTDADIPTHLGSPQTGVVRTNMLPLGSPLPSPPPQEHRAAAPQLQAALAKTAQKLKPLPRTNDSEAAQATLATSAAASESSSLPPANQVVKLEAWWVSPDDPSVMIQIWCTRTQAEPVCFTSTAARSQPGQP; this is encoded by the coding sequence ATGTCAAGGGATGCGCTTGTTGTCGGGATCAATGCCTATCAGCACCTGCCGGTTTTGCAGGCACCAGCCCACGATGCTGAGTCAGTGGCCCGCTGCTTAGAAAGCTTCGCTGAATGCCGCGTAGTCAGGCTTCCAGAGGCCATCACCCATCAAAAGCCGGAGATTAGTCAGCGAGGCGGTGTGACCACAGCGCTACTTGAAGAAGCGCTCATCAAACTATTTAAGCCAGCCGGCAAAACCATTCCTCAAACCGCCATTTTTTATTATTCTGGCCACGGTTTACAACGCCAGGCCGGCATTCAAGAAGGCTATTTAGCAACTAGCGATGCCAACCCGGCCGCAGGGCATTACGGGCTGTCGCTGCACTGGCTGCGGCGACTGTTGCAAGAGAGCCCAGTGCGTCAACGAGTCATTCTGCTCGACTGCTGCAACAGCGGCGAGTTTTTTAACATGCTAGAGGCCGATCCGGGTGCCCGAGCCGGCACCGATCGCCTCTTTATGGCAGCGGCCCGCGAGTATGAAGCCGCCTACGAATCTCTCAACAGCAACCACAGCGTCTTCACCCAGGCGCTACTGTCAGGCCTCAACCCCTACAAAATCAAGGGAGGCATTGTTAACGGCCACTCCCTCACGGACACGGTTAACCGAGAACTCAAGGGCGAGCTACAGCAGCCTCTGTTTGAAAGCTCTGGCAGCGAGATTGTGCTGACTCGAGTGTCAGGCATGGTTGCCCCGGCCGGAGATACGCCGCCCCCACTGCTGGAGAGACTGCAAAAGCTCCGCTATGGATTTTGCCCCTTTCCGGGAATTGCCCCCTTCGAGGCTGCCCATAGCGAATTCTTCTTTGGTCGTGACGAAATCACGCAAACCCTAGTCGAGCAAGTGCAGTCGTCTCGGCTGTGTGTGGTCACAGGGGCATCAGGCATTGGCAAGACCTCGCTATTGCGGGCCGGGCTGCTGCCCCGCCTAGCTAAAAGCGAAGGCACCACCGCCTGGACGCTGCGCTACTTGGCCCTGGGGTCTTCGCCCCTCACCAGTCTGGCAGACGCCTTTGTTGACCCCGGTGCTACGGGCTTGCATCGGGCAGAACAGCTACGTCGGGCCGAATCGTTTTTGCAGCAGGGAGCAGAGGGATTTTGCCAGCTGATCCAAGCCCTGATGGGGGAACAAGGGCCAGAAGCCCGCCTGGTACTCGCTGTTGATCAGATAGAAGCACTGCTGACGCCTGGTTCAATCTCCGATCGCGATCGCCACCTGGTGATCGATTGCTTGACAGCAGCAGTGCAAAACGCCCATGTCCCGGTTCACTTAGTGCTGGGTCTACGGGCCCACTACCTTGAGAGCCTAAACGAGTTCCCAGACTTTCAGGCGTTGGTGACGGCCCACAGCCTGGCCATACCGGCCATGACCTACAACCAGCTCAAAGCCACCATTGTCGGCCCGCTCGAAAAGGTGGGGCTAAGCTATGACGCCAACCTGGTCTACACGCTACTGCTCGACATTGTCAGTGCCCCTGCCGACTTAGCGCTGCTTCAGCTGGTTCTGAAAGAGCTGTGGCTGCGGCGAGAAAGCACCCCCACCCTCTCCAAGCCGCCGCATTTGACCCTAGCCGCCTACGCGAAAATCGGGGGCATTCGTCACTTGCTTAACCAGCGGGCTAACGAGCTGTACGAGAGCCTTACGGCTCCTGAGCAAGCCGTTGCCCAGCGCATATTTCTGAGCCTTTGTGACCTAGGCGATGGCGCCATGGTGACTCGCCGTTCAGTGTCTTTGCCTGAGCTGGTCACCGAGGCCATGCCCGAGCCCACCGTGATCGCTGTACTAGACAAGCTCATAGCAGCCCGGCTGGTAGTTGCCCAAACCCAGTCACAGTTCCCCAGGTGCAATATCGCGGCCCATTCGGTGCCCGGATGGGCACCGGCGGATCCTGACGGTAGTCTGTTCACCATTACGGGTGAGCTGTTGAATTCTCAGCCAGCCACCACCAGCATTCCCTGTTTTGACATTGCCCATGAGGCATTGATTCGCAACTGGCCGCTACTGCAAGAATGTTTGCAAATCCAGGGGCCACGGGTCAGGCAGCAGCGAACCATTGAGGGTGCAGCCCAAGAATGGCAACAGCAGGAGCAGCCTAACCATCCCGACTATTTCTTGAGCAAAACTCGCCTTAACGAGGCAAAAGCTTTTCAGCAGACTCACCCCGAGCAGCTCTCGGTGCTGGCTAACCGTTATTTGGAGGCCTGCGATCGCTACACCAAGCGCTGCGGCCGTCAGCGTCACCTGGTTCGACTGCTGATTCCGCTGAGCATGGCCACTGGCATGTTGACGGCCTACGGCCACAGCTACCTCAGCCAGCCAGCGACTGGGTTTAGCCTGGCGAAGGAGCCTGGGGTCAGCGCGGTTACTCCTTCCTTCAACCTTGCCGACCCGCCAACCCCTACCGACGCAGACATTCCCACTCATTTGGGTTCGCCCCAGACAGGAGTAGTGCGCACCAACATGCTGCCGTTAGGGTCGCCCCTGCCCAGCCCACCGCCTCAAGAGCATCGGGCGGCCGCACCGCAGCTGCAGGCAGCCCTGGCCAAGACGGCCCAAAAATTGAAGCCGCTCCCTCGTACCAATGATTCAGAGGCAGCTCAGGCCACCCTTGCTACCTCAGCCGCCGCTAGCGAAAGCAGCAGTCTGCCTCCAGCCAACCAGGTAGTCAAGCTTGAGGCCTGGTGGGTTTCGCCCGACGACCCATCGGTGATGATTCAAATTTGGTGTACGCGCACCCAGGCAGAACCGGTGTGTTTTACCTCCACCGCCGCCCGCAGCCAACCGGGGCAGCCCTAG
- a CDS encoding TPM domain-containing protein: MATISGKLRQGWILIMGVSALMGLVFCAPDSALGNANVQSVLGQTAADSLLAQARTGYPQRQDAQINDYGEVLLPADAAHLRELLEQVKTINGIEIVVVTVPSIGVYETGDDAIESFATNLFNAWGIGDAQRNDGVLVLFSEGDRAVRIELGKGYSRVYDARMQTVIDDYMLPRFRTSAYSTGLYEGTQALVGQLTGPPPTALEKLPWGWLILGLGGLVSGGVAIAGYKLLLNLWRPQCELCQVRMTNLSDTEAKAHLDAGQILELELQSVFHTVAECPQCHKHTARHFDNLITSFESCPSCHYKTLEEVQRTTVKEPTYYSPGEALAKRHCRHCDHSDQKTITLAQLHHSPSSSSSSFSGGSSSGGSSSSGGGSSSGGGASGKW; encoded by the coding sequence GTGGCAACAATCAGTGGAAAACTGCGGCAGGGATGGATCTTAATCATGGGCGTGAGTGCCCTGATGGGTTTAGTGTTCTGCGCTCCTGACTCAGCCCTAGGCAACGCTAATGTCCAGTCCGTTCTGGGCCAAACTGCTGCCGACTCCCTGCTGGCTCAGGCTCGAACAGGCTACCCCCAGCGCCAAGACGCCCAGATCAACGACTACGGCGAGGTGCTGCTACCGGCTGATGCCGCTCACCTGCGAGAGTTGTTGGAGCAGGTTAAGACAATTAATGGCATCGAAATCGTGGTGGTGACAGTGCCTTCAATCGGGGTTTACGAAACCGGGGATGATGCTATTGAAAGTTTTGCCACCAATCTTTTCAACGCCTGGGGCATTGGCGATGCCCAACGCAACGATGGGGTACTGGTGCTGTTTTCAGAGGGCGATCGCGCTGTACGCATTGAGCTAGGTAAGGGCTACAGCCGTGTCTACGACGCTCGCATGCAGACCGTAATTGATGACTACATGCTGCCGCGCTTTCGGACCTCAGCCTACAGCACGGGTTTGTACGAAGGCACTCAAGCCTTGGTCGGACAGCTGACAGGGCCACCGCCTACAGCCCTAGAGAAACTGCCCTGGGGGTGGCTGATTCTCGGCCTAGGCGGGCTCGTTTCTGGTGGGGTTGCGATCGCGGGTTATAAACTGCTGCTTAACCTGTGGCGACCCCAGTGCGAGCTATGCCAGGTGCGAATGACCAATCTGAGTGACACCGAGGCCAAAGCTCACCTAGACGCAGGGCAAATTTTAGAGCTGGAGCTGCAGTCGGTCTTTCACACCGTTGCTGAGTGCCCCCAGTGCCATAAGCACACCGCTCGTCACTTTGATAACTTAATCACTTCCTTTGAGTCCTGTCCGAGCTGTCACTATAAAACGCTAGAAGAGGTGCAGCGAACCACAGTGAAAGAGCCAACCTATTACTCGCCGGGAGAAGCGCTGGCCAAACGGCACTGCCGCCACTGCGACCATAGCGACCAAAAGACCATTACCTTAGCTCAGCTGCATCACAGCCCTAGTTCATCCTCCAGTAGCTTTAGCGGTGGCTCATCCTCTGGGGGCAGCTCGTCTTCGGGGGGTGGGTCGTCTTCGGGGGGCGGAGCCAGCGGCAAATGGTAA
- a CDS encoding AAA family ATPase, producing MQILSVALQNFKTHRDRYFEFQPGTNAICGENGAGKTSILEAIAWVLFNYQGDYGKDDLIRNGSGSAQVTVAFTSNYDGRTYHAQRCTQRGYALFDPQLNERLPYTRIKDEVLPWLRQHLGLGPTTNLAQLFARTLGVPQGTFTADFLQPAEQRKAVFDAILKVEDYKLAFKQMNALRRYAEDQAEATKREIAQYEEALTLWDDLHQRQQHLTNAIGISKQRLKALQTILATLQTQRDALKAQAQAVQTLATQRQGLVHQFEVKQTALVRLQQSVQQAEQAIALCQTHQQAFKGYQAAEQALEALGQAQQQRQHLQIEYQTLQTAQSKAQVELARWQTQLESFAATERELAQLGPQIATQTQLEAQRQDLVQQLEQGQRWQIQQQQYQAELKQLDQQRQQAIQSRDRLLALQPQVEAIAALEDQRDRLQQQLSRLAAARQFEAEINALVADSRRQGQVQQSEIEAVLRDLAVLAESLPLLSGPTLDRLEQSLQGATKLHGSLLSALDAILSDLADQTDEAALKTTLHTLENNLKQRYGWRAELAQLGGIAVQLEHIQQAQAELIAQGEILTQQLAQHTQVQTTLEKLERELETLGRPREKSQILGRTLQDKARVEQAATAQATALEALDQQLKALTSQLEPFADLDQRLAQVQRDRAQHQTGYRLYLQNQPLADQHSRLEAELAEAEADLAKALQQQQDAEQAYQSALAEFNPEAAATLETTYSTTKSESDQLAGSLPQQRQRLTDIDQQIAGLEAIAQRRDSAKQRLQAQEKARRFINFARKAYNEAGPRITEQYLRSVSQQADRLFRDLLNRPNVALQWTRDYEIVVQDGPNQRRFINLSGGEQMCAALAVRLALLKVLADADIAFFDEPTTNMDRPRRQGLAEAIGRIKTFEQLFVISHDDTFEQVTENVIVVEREAS from the coding sequence ATGCAAATTTTGTCGGTGGCGCTGCAAAACTTCAAGACCCACCGCGATCGCTACTTTGAGTTTCAACCGGGCACCAATGCCATCTGCGGCGAAAATGGCGCGGGCAAGACCAGCATTTTAGAGGCGATCGCCTGGGTGCTTTTCAATTACCAGGGCGACTACGGCAAAGACGATCTGATTCGCAACGGCAGCGGCAGTGCTCAGGTTACGGTGGCGTTTACCTCCAATTACGACGGCCGCACGTACCATGCTCAGCGCTGTACCCAGCGGGGCTACGCTCTATTTGACCCTCAGCTTAATGAGCGGCTGCCCTACACCCGCATCAAAGATGAGGTGCTTCCCTGGCTGCGCCAACACCTCGGGTTAGGCCCCACCACCAACCTAGCTCAGCTGTTTGCCCGCACCTTGGGGGTGCCCCAAGGCACCTTCACTGCCGACTTTTTACAGCCTGCTGAACAGCGCAAAGCGGTGTTCGATGCCATTCTCAAGGTTGAAGACTACAAGCTGGCCTTTAAGCAGATGAACGCCCTGCGCCGCTACGCCGAGGACCAGGCGGAGGCCACTAAGCGAGAAATTGCCCAATACGAGGAAGCGCTCACCCTTTGGGATGACCTGCACCAGCGACAGCAACACCTGACCAACGCAATTGGGATCAGCAAACAGCGTCTAAAGGCTTTGCAGACTATACTCGCTACTCTGCAAACCCAGCGGGACGCGCTCAAGGCCCAAGCTCAGGCGGTGCAAACCTTGGCTACTCAGCGCCAGGGGCTGGTGCATCAGTTTGAGGTCAAGCAGACCGCATTAGTCCGGCTTCAGCAGTCGGTGCAGCAGGCTGAGCAGGCGATCGCCCTGTGTCAAACCCATCAGCAGGCCTTCAAAGGCTATCAAGCAGCGGAGCAGGCGTTGGAGGCACTAGGTCAGGCCCAGCAGCAGCGCCAGCACTTGCAGATCGAATACCAAACGCTGCAAACTGCCCAGAGCAAAGCCCAGGTTGAGCTAGCTCGGTGGCAAACCCAGCTCGAATCGTTTGCGGCGACAGAGCGGGAGCTAGCCCAGCTAGGGCCCCAGATAGCTACCCAGACTCAGCTTGAGGCCCAGCGCCAAGACCTGGTGCAGCAGCTAGAGCAGGGTCAGCGGTGGCAGATCCAACAGCAGCAGTACCAAGCGGAGCTGAAGCAGCTCGACCAGCAGCGGCAACAAGCAATCCAATCTCGCGATCGCCTGCTAGCTCTACAGCCTCAGGTCGAGGCCATTGCTGCCCTCGAAGACCAGCGCGATCGCCTCCAGCAGCAGCTCAGCCGCTTGGCCGCTGCCCGCCAGTTTGAAGCGGAAATTAATGCTCTGGTGGCAGACAGCCGCCGCCAGGGTCAAGTCCAGCAGTCTGAGATTGAAGCAGTGCTAAGGGATTTAGCGGTGTTAGCTGAGAGCCTGCCGTTGCTCTCAGGCCCAACCCTTGACCGTCTAGAGCAGTCACTCCAGGGAGCTACCAAGCTGCACGGATCATTGCTGTCAGCCCTAGACGCCATTCTCAGCGACCTAGCAGATCAAACCGACGAGGCCGCCCTCAAGACCACGCTGCACACGCTAGAAAACAACCTCAAACAGCGCTATGGCTGGCGAGCCGAGTTAGCGCAGCTGGGTGGCATCGCCGTTCAGCTAGAGCACATTCAGCAGGCCCAGGCTGAGTTGATTGCGCAGGGAGAAATCCTCACCCAGCAGCTGGCGCAGCATACCCAGGTACAGACCACCTTAGAAAAGCTGGAGCGAGAGCTTGAGACCCTGGGGCGACCGCGCGAAAAAAGCCAGATTCTCGGACGCACTCTGCAAGACAAAGCCCGGGTGGAGCAGGCCGCCACTGCCCAAGCCACCGCCCTAGAGGCGCTAGACCAACAGCTCAAAGCGCTGACTAGTCAGCTAGAGCCCTTCGCTGACCTAGACCAGCGCCTGGCTCAGGTGCAGCGCGATCGCGCCCAACATCAAACAGGCTACAGGCTATACCTACAAAACCAACCGCTGGCTGACCAGCACAGCCGGCTGGAGGCCGAACTCGCTGAGGCCGAGGCCGACCTTGCCAAGGCGTTGCAGCAGCAGCAGGATGCTGAGCAGGCCTACCAATCTGCCCTAGCGGAGTTCAACCCCGAGGCTGCTGCCACGTTAGAAACCACCTACAGCACGACCAAATCTGAATCTGACCAGCTGGCGGGGAGCTTGCCCCAGCAGCGTCAGCGACTGACCGACATCGACCAGCAAATTGCCGGGCTTGAGGCGATCGCCCAGCGTCGCGACAGCGCCAAGCAGCGGCTCCAGGCACAGGAAAAGGCTAGACGCTTTATCAATTTTGCCCGTAAGGCCTATAACGAAGCGGGGCCACGCATTACTGAGCAATATCTGCGCAGCGTTTCCCAGCAGGCCGATCGCCTATTTCGCGATCTGCTCAACCGCCCCAACGTAGCTCTGCAATGGACCAGAGACTACGAAATTGTCGTACAGGATGGGCCTAACCAGCGGCGGTTTATCAATCTATCGGGGGGCGAGCAGATGTGTGCAGCTCTGGCGGTGCGCCTAGCTCTACTCAAAGTGCTGGCCGATGCCGACATTGCCTTCTTCGACGAACCCACTACTAACATGGACCGCCCCCGCCGCCAGGGGTTAGCCGAAGCGATCGGCCGCATCAAAACCTTTGAGCAGCTGTTTGTGATCAGCCACGATGACACGTTTGAGCAGGTTACCGAAAACGTGATTGTGGTAGAGCGGGAGGCCAGCTAA
- a CDS encoding class I SAM-dependent methyltransferase, whose translation MTLSPTGNQWTSASHALDYLARADTIPHRTEGEAVLLDLVPKTARRILDLGTGDGRLLGLLKIDRPEASCVALDFSPTMVAAVRDRFGADPNVTIVSHDLSQPLPNLGTFDAVVSSFAIHHLDHPRKAALYAEICQILEPGGCFCNLEHVASPTERLHHQFLSAIGYTPEEDPSNQLLDVETQLGWLRQLGLDDVDCHWKWREMALLAGLKPLKR comes from the coding sequence ATGACCCTATCTCCGACCGGCAACCAATGGACCTCGGCCAGCCATGCCCTAGATTATCTAGCCCGGGCTGATACGATTCCGCACCGCACTGAGGGGGAGGCTGTACTGCTGGATCTGGTGCCCAAAACGGCTCGTCGTATTCTCGACCTGGGCACGGGAGATGGGCGGCTCCTGGGGCTGCTAAAAATCGATCGTCCTGAGGCCAGTTGCGTAGCGCTGGATTTTTCGCCGACTATGGTGGCGGCGGTGCGCGATCGCTTCGGCGCAGACCCCAACGTTACTATCGTTAGCCACGACCTGTCTCAGCCTTTACCCAATCTCGGTACCTTTGACGCAGTGGTCTCAAGCTTTGCTATTCACCACCTCGACCATCCCCGTAAGGCAGCCCTTTACGCAGAGATATGCCAAATTCTGGAACCCGGAGGCTGCTTTTGCAACCTAGAGCATGTGGCTTCTCCTACAGAACGGCTGCACCACCAGTTTTTATCGGCCATTGGCTATACCCCTGAAGAAGATCCCTCCAACCAACTGCTGGATGTGGAAACTCAGCTGGGCTGGCTAAGGCAGCTTGGGCTTGACGATGTTGACTGCCACTGGAAATGGCGCGAGATGGCGCTGCTAGCGGGTCTTAAGCCGCTCAAGAGGTGA